The following are encoded together in the Apodemus sylvaticus chromosome 11, mApoSyl1.1, whole genome shotgun sequence genome:
- the LOC127696236 gene encoding lysophosphatidylcholine acyltransferase 2B, whose amino-acid sequence MAHLTQRRDTTDTMTEVEVWDSRTAQEVNKSLYPPAVASPFTHHTHLSAWRWACTILLGTVLVPVRVSCIVFLLILLWPVTVLSAINLPTQPTKPMRSWRKHLMKPALIFLFRLAFFFAGFLVKVKGKKATREEAPIFVTAPHSTFFDAIAVVVAGLPSVVSDSQHVRIPLAGKCILLTQPVLVQREDPNSRKTTRNEILSRVKSKMKWPQILIFPEGLCTNRSCLVTFKLGAFSPGVPVQPVLLRYPNTLDTVTWTWHGFSGLQVCMLTLSQPFTRVEVEFMPVYIPNEEEKKDPILFANTVRIHMANALKLPVTDHSFEDCKLMISAGALQLPMEAGLVEFTKISQKLKLDWDNIHKHLDKYASVAVSSKGGKIGIEEFSRYLKLPISEPLRQLFSLFDRNQDGTIDFREYVIGLTVLCNPSNTEKILQMSFKLFDLDEDGYITEQELTTMLRAAFGVPDLDVSRLFQQMAGKDSDQVSYRTFRRFALKHPAYAKLFHSYIDLQAAYIYSLPGEA is encoded by the coding sequence ATGGCTCATCTGACCCAGCGCAGAGATACCACCGACACCATGACGGAGGTGGAGGTTTGGGACAGCAGGACTGCACAGGAGGTGAACAAGTCCTTATATCCTCCTGCGGTGGCCAGCCCCTTcactcaccacacacacctgAGTGCCTGGCGCTGGGCCTGCACCATCCTCTTGGGGACTGTGCTGGTACCAGTAAGGGTATCCTGCAttgtcttcctcctcatccttctctgGCCAGTGACCGTACTCTCCGCCATTAACTTGCCTACTCAACCTACCAAACCCATGAGAAGTTGGAGGAAACATCTGATGAAGCCGGCCCTCATATTCTTGTTTCGTTTGGCGTTCTTCTTTGCTGGGTTCCTGGTAAAGGTCAAAGGGAAAAAGGCCACCAGAGAGGAGGCCCCCATCTTCGTCACCGCACCACACTCCACGTTCTTTGACGCAATTGCTGTCGTTGTGGCAGGTCTCCCTTCGGTGGTCTCTGATAGTCAGCATGTGAGGATCCCATTGGCTGGGAAATGCATCCTGTTAACCCAGCCTGTGCTTGTGCAACGAGAAGACCCGAATTCTAGAAAGACTACCCGGAATGAAATCCTCTCGAGAGTAAAATCTAAAATGAAGTGGCCGCAGATTCTGATTTTTCCGGAAGGACTGTGCACCAACCGCTCCTGTCTTGTCACTTTTAAACTAGGAGCCTTCTCCCCAGGTGTTCCTGTGCAACCAGTGCTGCTTAGGTACCCCAACACCCTGGACACCGTGACCTGGACTTGGCATGGGTTCTCAGGCTTGCAGGTGTGTATGCTTACTCTGAGTCAACCCTTCACTAGAGTGGAAGTTGAGTTCATGCCTGTTTATATcccaaatgaagaagaaaagaaagacccCATCCTTTTTGCCAACACAGTCAGAATCCACATGGCAAATGCTTTGAAGCTGCCTGTAACAGATCACAGTTTCGAAGACTGCAAGCTGATGATTTCTGCTGGTGCACTTCAACTACCCATGGAAGCTGGCTTGGTGGAATTTACAAAAATCAGTCAGAAACTGAAATTAGATTGGGACAATATTCACAAGCACCTGGACAAATATGCTTCAGTTGCAGTCTCCTCAAAAGGAGGCAAGATCGGAATTGAAGAGTTCTCACGTTATCTCAAACTCCCGATTTCAGAGCCCTTGAGACagcttttttctctctttgacAGGAATCAGGATGGCACGATAGACTTCCGAGAGTATGTGATAGGTCTAACTGTCCTGTGCAACCCCTCCAACACGGAGAAGATTCTGCAAATGTCATTTAAGCTTTTTGACCTTGACGAGGACGGTTACATAACGGAACAGGAGCTGACAACCATGCTACGGGCAGCTTTCGGAGTGCCGGACCTAGATGTTTCCAGACTCTTCCAGCAGATGGCTGGCAAGGATTCAGATCAGGTTTCATACAGGACTTTTAGGAGGTTTGCCCTGAAACATCCAGCATATGCCAAATTATTTCATTCGTACATAGACCTCCAGGCAGCCTATATATACTCTTTACCAGGAGAAGCATAA